In one window of Plasmodium brasilianum strain Bolivian I chromosome Unknown PB_00_21, whole genome shotgun sequence DNA:
- a CDS encoding PIR protein has product MDKILEELYPYSIYKEFNDELVNATDESYCNEFKTIKQDYKEKSFELCKKVTKLLEFVFKKHTSEKYKDYCSHYKNWVYQEIRKLFNERTSNSDIDYIIKKFYKLQRDLFSYHKKNDCSYRFDFNTLEGLHYKIEEKSLYDYFKNYNTIKTSETCNKCMNVKYKEYLESISDMYNSWKDSCCSYGKSVCDNYFLSCKDEFDPSKLLAAFRSKGSDNCDGLSSITANFDEENLNSMVTDPRILKSITYGTCYDLENGRLTSNKEGHQHCSLLSTSVTLTRSARTDGNVEGALTDSGSSSVGATSVTRDGHVEESPPQEGASQDEPGTKTRGGDYHSPEELKEKGTAEKDAPDTFRWKFDGGGTLQCTTKSRGKNEELLCEYMDVLVQGNFATQIEGTKRYKVQAGKSWTEDDLKLAREIVRKRRSANESNILNNIFVRISTGVTLFTPFGSRLRRDRKRKQRYRYDFTDLYTRKRPRRFLKRTYRHSDRKRFNVVNIEDELHSSNDLQNIN; this is encoded by the exons atg GATAAAATTTTAGAAGAGTTATATCCATACAGTATATACAAAGAATTCAATGATGAATTGGTAAATGCAACAGATGAATCATACTGTAATGaatttaaaacaataaaacaaGATTACAAAGAAAAATCCTTTGAACTTTGTAAAAAAGTCACAAAACTTTTAGaatttgtatttaaaaagCATACAtcagaaaaatataaggaCTATTGTTCGCATTATAAAAACTGGGTATATcaagaaataagaaaattgtTTAATGAACGCACATCAAATAGTGATATCGACTATATTattaagaaattttataaactGCAACGTGATCTTTTCAGTTATCACAAGAAAAATGATTGTTCTTATAGATTTGATTTTAATACCCTTGAGGGATTGCATTATAAAATAGAAGAGAAATCTTTGtatgattattttaaaaactatAACACTATTAAAACTAGTGAAACTTGTAATAAATGTATgaatgttaaatataaagaataccTTGAATCTATCAGTGATATGTATAACAGTTGGAAGGATTCTTGTTGTTCGTATGGGAAATCAGTATGtgacaattattttttaagttgtAAAGATGAGTTTGATCCGAGTAAACTTTTAGCTGCATTTCGTTCTAAAGGTAGTGACAATTGTGATGGACTAAGTAGTATTACTGCTAATTTTGatgaagaaaatttaaattctATGGTAACAGATCCAAGAATTTTAAAATCAATTACTTATGGTACATGCTATGATCTAGAAAATGGAAGACTCACATCAAATAAAGAGGGTCACCAACATTGTAGTTTATTATCAACATCTGTAACATTAACTAGAAGTGCGCGTACAGATGGAAATGTTGAAGGAGCTTTGACTGATAGTGGATCCTCCTCAGTTGGAGCGACTTCAGTGACCAGGGATGGTCATGTTGAAGAAAGTCCACCACAAGAAGGTGCATCACAAGATGAACCTGGTACAAAAACAAGAGGAGGGGATTATCATAGTCCAGAAGAACTAAAGGAGAAGGGAACTGCTGAGAAAGATGCACCTGATACTTTTAGATGGAAATTTGATGGGGGAGGAACACTACAGTGTACAACTAAAAGCAGaggtaaaaatgaagaacTACTTTGCGAGTATATGGATGTATTAGTTCAAGGAAATTTTGCTACACAAATAGAAGGTACTAAAAGATACAAAGTGCAGGCTGGAAAGTCATGGACAGAAGATGATTTAAAACTAGCACGCGAAATAGTGAGGAAAAGGAGATCAGCTAATgaatcaaatatattaaacaacATTTTTGTTCGCATTTCTACTGGAGTTACTCTA tttACTCCCTTTGGATCACGTTTACGTAGGGAtagaaaaaggaaacaaaGATATAGATATGATTTTACTGATTTATATACACGTAAACGACCAAGGCGCTTCTTAAAACGTACTTATAGGCATTCTGACAGGAAAAGATTTAACGTAGTAAATATAGAAGATGAGCTTCATTCATCAAATGATTTACAAAATATCAACTGA